From Bdellovibrio sp. KM01:
AAAGCGATTGATTTCATTTTCGTTCCTTATCCCATTACTAACAGCTAGAGAATTTATCGGAATAATATGGCCTGGACCTAAGGCTTATTTGCGAAAAACTTAGACGAAATTCTCAGAATTCCGTCTCAGAATGAGACTTCGGGGGAATCTATGAAATACGTATTGGCCACGCTTGTAACACTGATCGCTGTCAGCGCAAATGCCATGATCTGGTTTGAGCCCATGGTCAGTTACGAAGCCTCCGGAACCACAGCGGTGGACTTTACGACAGCAGGGAAAGCTCTTAAAGGAGTGGCCTCCGATAACGGCACCAGCTTGGGCGCGGTCAACTATGGAGCCCGCTTGGGATGGCTTGGTAAAAACCAAGTGTGGTTCGCAGGCGAGTACATGGCCGCTTCCGGTGGGAAAATCAAATACAACACCCGCGAAGATGAATTTGAACGTGAATCGATCGGGGCCGATTTGGGAGTGTGGCTGGATCGTTGGAATTTGTGGGTGGGGTATAACTTCACTGATAAATTGAAAGTCACGCCACTGAATGCGACTCAGCAAGATGAAATCACGGGGACTGCAATTCGTGTGGGTATTGGCTATATTTTGGCGCGCCACCTGGCGTTCAATGTCGAAGGGGCTTACCGTACTTACAACGAAGGGAAATCAGTTAACGACACAACATTAAATGATTTCCCCACGTATATTGATAAGTTTACGCAAACGACAGTCAGCGCGGGATTTTCATTCCCGTTCTAAATGTTTTCGATCTTTCCGGCCAGCTCGTCGATGGCTTTCAAGAATTTAGATTCTTGAGGCAAGGACGTGTGGGCATTGATGATGACCGCCGTAAATAACTTGTCGGAATCGTAAGCTTTCTCTTCGATTTTGCCGATCGCCTCCAGTTGTCGGATGGCGGCATCGTGTTCGAGAGCCCACTTTTTATAACTTTCCTTGGTCAATTTAATATTTGCGACAGAATATGTCGCTTCAGTTTGTTGTAGGCGAGCTTTAGGGTCAGCAGATTTTTCGCTTAGAAGGGCATTGGTAATAACGTCGGAAAAAAATCCGGCTGTGCCATCAATCCAGCGCTTGTAATATGTTTTCGCAAGAATGCCATCACCGAAATCCACATGGGGGCCATAGGTGGATTTTACCCGCAGATTTCCGGTAACTTTGATCAGTCCCAGGTTTTCCAGTTTGACCAGATATTTATCCAGAGAAAGTTTCGTTAGTTTATATTGCTCGGCAATTTCTTGAGGCGTTTTACCGTCGTGGATTTTTAAGAAAAATGCCAGATAGTTCATGTTTTTCGCTAAAAACTTTTGTTGCTCTTCCGTCAGGGAGCCTTCGTCTTTGGATGATTTGGCATTGGCGGTGAGCGCGTGCAAATCAGAAAGATTCAAGTCTAAAATTTCACAAATTCTGAAAAGATCATTCAAACCTAAGTCATGATCACCCATC
This genomic window contains:
- a CDS encoding helix-turn-helix domain-containing protein, which translates into the protein MDIQIHKIKTVLKEQLKKRKMTYEDLAQDLDVSVPTIKRWMGDHDLGLNDLFRICEILDLNLSDLHALTANAKSSKDEGSLTEEQQKFLAKNMNYLAFFLKIHDGKTPQEIAEQYKLTKLSLDKYLVKLENLGLIKVTGNLRVKSTYGPHVDFGDGILAKTYYKRWIDGTAGFFSDVITNALLSEKSADPKARLQQTEATYSVANIKLTKESYKKWALEHDAAIRQLEAIGKIEEKAYDSDKLFTAVIINAHTSLPQESKFLKAIDELAGKIENI